A single Streptomyces mirabilis DNA region contains:
- a CDS encoding DinB family protein, which translates to MAAAQYGPHRWSAGEYDSDHTDALRGARFAVADLTATTFVDCDLSRVKIVDSWLVDVDVSGHVSNFVVNGVDVTAFVAAELDRRHPERVQLRGMRTADDHRAMWDTIERLWSDAVARAERLPDAAHHQRVDDEWSFVETLRHLVFVTDAWACRTVLDEPLPYHPLGVPQTAYPRADAAALGIDLAARPSFAEAMSARADRMALIRGLVDALTDSELERPCTRTPAPGYPEETHTVGSCLEVVMDEECEHLRFAVRDLATLEVASQGRVLTGSRAGRDRLTRPAHPA; encoded by the coding sequence ATGGCAGCGGCACAGTACGGTCCGCACCGGTGGTCGGCGGGGGAGTACGACAGCGACCACACGGACGCGCTCCGCGGTGCGCGCTTCGCGGTCGCCGACCTCACCGCGACGACCTTCGTCGACTGCGACCTGAGCCGGGTCAAGATCGTCGATTCGTGGCTCGTCGACGTCGACGTGTCCGGTCACGTCAGCAACTTCGTCGTCAACGGCGTCGACGTCACCGCGTTCGTGGCCGCCGAGCTGGACCGACGACACCCCGAACGCGTGCAGTTGCGGGGCATGCGGACGGCCGACGACCACCGCGCGATGTGGGACACGATCGAGCGGCTGTGGTCGGACGCGGTCGCCCGCGCCGAGCGGCTGCCCGATGCGGCCCACCACCAACGGGTCGACGACGAGTGGTCGTTCGTCGAGACCCTGCGCCACCTCGTCTTCGTCACCGACGCCTGGGCGTGTCGTACGGTCCTCGACGAGCCCCTGCCGTACCACCCGCTCGGCGTCCCCCAGACCGCGTATCCGCGCGCGGACGCGGCGGCCCTCGGCATCGACCTGGCCGCGCGTCCGTCGTTCGCGGAGGCGATGTCGGCGCGCGCCGACCGCATGGCGCTGATACGCGGCCTGGTCGACGCTCTCACCGACTCCGAGCTCGAACGGCCCTGCACACGGACGCCCGCGCCCGGCTACCCCGAGGAGACACACACGGTCGGCAGCTGCCTGGAGGTGGTGATGGACGAGGAGTGCGAGCACCTCCGCTTCGCGGTGCGTGACCTGGCGACGCTGGAGGTGGCGAGCCAGGGCCGGGTCCTGACCGGCTCGCGGGCGGGGCGGGACCGGCTCACGCGTCCAGCCCACCCCGCTTGA
- a CDS encoding acyl-CoA dehydrogenase family protein, whose product MSTLDILSEDERLVVAAVREFVDKDVKPVVRELEHTDTYPEALIERMKKLGVFGLAVPEEYGGTPVSTSCYVFVTEELARGWMSLAGAMGGHTVVAKLLLHFGTEEQKRRWLPRLATGEVRATMALTEPGGGSDLQAMRTLARRTADGYVVNGSKTWITNSRRSGLIALLCKTDPDTTPAHRGISVLLVEHGPGLTVSRDLPKLGYKGVESCELSFEDHRVPADAVLGGVEGEGFAQMMKGLETGRLQVAARALGVGRAALEDSLAYAQERESFGKPIWQHQSIGNYLADMATSLSAARHLTLHAAREADAGRRVDMEAGMAKLFASETAMQIALNAVRIHGGYGYSTEFDVERYFRDAPLMIVGEGTNEIQRNVIARQLVKRGGLDA is encoded by the coding sequence ATGAGCACTCTCGACATCCTGTCCGAGGACGAGCGGCTCGTCGTCGCCGCCGTGCGCGAGTTCGTCGACAAGGACGTCAAGCCGGTCGTCCGAGAACTCGAGCACACCGACACCTACCCCGAAGCCCTGATCGAGCGGATGAAGAAGCTCGGGGTCTTCGGACTCGCCGTCCCCGAGGAGTACGGCGGTACACCGGTCTCCACCTCCTGCTATGTGTTCGTCACGGAGGAACTCGCCCGCGGCTGGATGAGCCTGGCGGGCGCGATGGGCGGCCACACCGTGGTGGCCAAACTGCTGCTGCACTTCGGCACCGAGGAGCAGAAGCGCCGCTGGCTGCCGCGGCTGGCCACCGGCGAGGTCCGGGCGACGATGGCTCTGACCGAACCCGGCGGCGGGTCCGACCTCCAGGCGATGCGGACTCTCGCCCGCAGGACCGCGGACGGCTATGTGGTCAACGGCTCGAAGACGTGGATCACCAACTCGCGGCGGTCCGGGCTGATCGCCCTGCTGTGCAAGACCGATCCGGACACCACCCCCGCCCACCGGGGCATCTCCGTCCTCCTCGTCGAGCACGGCCCCGGGCTCACCGTCTCCCGCGACCTGCCGAAACTCGGCTACAAGGGCGTCGAGAGCTGCGAGCTGTCCTTCGAGGACCACCGCGTGCCGGCCGACGCCGTCCTGGGCGGAGTCGAGGGCGAAGGGTTCGCCCAGATGATGAAGGGGCTGGAGACCGGGCGGCTCCAGGTCGCCGCCCGAGCTCTCGGCGTCGGCCGGGCGGCCCTGGAGGACTCGCTCGCGTACGCACAGGAACGGGAGTCCTTCGGCAAGCCCATCTGGCAGCACCAGTCGATCGGCAACTACCTCGCGGACATGGCCACGTCCCTCTCCGCCGCGCGCCACCTCACCCTGCACGCCGCGCGCGAGGCCGACGCCGGCCGGCGCGTGGACATGGAGGCGGGCATGGCCAAGCTGTTCGCCTCCGAGACCGCCATGCAGATCGCCCTCAACGCCGTACGCATCCACGGGGGTTACGGCTACTCGACCGAGTTCGACGTGGAGCGCTACTTCCGGGACGCCCCGCTGATGATCGTCGGCGAGGGCACCAACGAGATCCAGCGCAACGTGATCGCGCGCCAGCTCGTCAAGCGGGGTGGGCTGGACGCGTGA
- a CDS encoding LysR family transcriptional regulator — translation MDVKQLKALVTVAEVGSVTRAAELLHLVQPAVTRQIRTLEEELGVALFERTRQGMRPTEAGTLMVERARRALNELERARAEIQPAPGAVTGIVTVGLLESATDLLAEPLVSALARGRPGIELRLMTAYSGHLQQWLDDGDLDLSLLYNLASTPSLNAHPLVREHLWAVAPPDGGLRRDRPVPFARVAAHPLVMPTAGHALRSLIDAAAARAGAKLDVAVQTNSMRVQKRLVLAGHGWTILPGVGIAEDVATSTLSAAPLTEPDVWRSIVLGMPRTGRTPPAVEVVARELTRQVRTAVHEGRWPAAQLHAQGVATEGE, via the coding sequence GTGGACGTGAAGCAGCTCAAGGCGCTCGTGACCGTCGCCGAGGTCGGCAGCGTCACGCGGGCGGCGGAACTGCTGCACCTGGTCCAGCCCGCGGTCACCCGGCAGATCCGCACGCTGGAGGAGGAACTCGGCGTCGCCCTGTTCGAGCGCACCCGCCAGGGCATGCGCCCCACCGAGGCCGGCACCCTCATGGTCGAACGCGCCCGCCGCGCCCTGAACGAACTGGAGCGGGCCCGCGCCGAGATCCAGCCGGCCCCGGGGGCGGTCACCGGCATCGTGACCGTGGGTCTCCTGGAGAGCGCGACCGACCTGCTGGCGGAGCCGCTGGTGTCCGCCCTCGCCCGCGGCCGGCCCGGCATCGAACTGCGCCTGATGACCGCGTACTCCGGCCATCTCCAGCAGTGGCTCGACGACGGCGACCTGGACCTGAGCCTGCTCTACAACCTGGCCAGCACCCCGTCGCTGAACGCCCATCCCCTCGTCCGCGAGCACCTGTGGGCCGTCGCGCCGCCGGACGGCGGCCTGCGCCGCGACCGGCCTGTTCCCTTCGCGCGGGTGGCCGCCCACCCGCTGGTGATGCCCACGGCCGGTCACGCGCTGCGCAGCCTCATCGACGCGGCCGCCGCCCGTGCCGGAGCGAAGCTGGACGTGGCCGTGCAGACCAACTCCATGCGGGTACAGAAGCGGCTCGTCCTCGCCGGTCACGGCTGGACGATCCTGCCGGGCGTGGGCATCGCCGAGGACGTCGCCACGAGCACCCTGAGCGCCGCGCCGCTGACCGAGCCGGACGTGTGGCGCTCGATCGTCCTCGGGATGCCGAGGACGGGGCGTACCCCACCGGCCGTCGAGGTCGTCGCCCGCGAGCTGACCCGCCAGGTCCGCACGGCCGTACACGAGGGCAGATGGCCCGCCGCACAGTTGCACGCACAGGGCGTGGCGACCGAGGGGGAGTGA
- a CDS encoding CaiB/BaiF CoA transferase family protein, with translation MTELSEALPLSGITVVSVEQAVAAPYATRQLADLGARVIKVERPGGGDFARRYDTTVHGESSYFVWLNRSKESLTLDLKSARGRDVLERLLAGADVFVQNLAPGAAARLGLDAPALRERYPSLIPCTISGYGTSGPWADRKAYDLLVQCQTGLVSLTGNEHGSARAGVSIADIAAGMYAYSGVLTALFTRATTGVARAVEVSLFEALAEWMGQPAYYTRHGGTQPPRLGTQHATIAPYGAYPAADGKDVLFSIQNEREWAALCERFLGRPDLVDDPRFATGSDRVSHREELNTIVAERFRTLDSQEAMKLLDAAAIANSGVNTVEEFLTHPVLEERDRWQDVRLPGGAGPVPALLPPVDLAGVTPRMDAVPAVGEHTDTILAALGHSAADIDALRADGVV, from the coding sequence ATGACCGAGCTCTCCGAAGCGCTTCCGCTCTCCGGTATCACCGTCGTCAGCGTCGAGCAGGCGGTGGCGGCGCCCTACGCCACCCGTCAGCTGGCCGACCTCGGCGCCCGGGTGATCAAGGTGGAACGCCCGGGAGGCGGCGACTTCGCCCGTCGCTACGACACCACCGTGCACGGCGAGTCCAGCTACTTCGTATGGCTCAACCGCTCCAAGGAGTCCCTGACCCTGGACCTGAAGTCGGCCCGGGGCCGGGACGTTCTGGAACGGCTCCTCGCCGGCGCCGACGTCTTCGTACAGAACCTGGCGCCGGGCGCGGCCGCCCGGCTCGGGCTGGACGCCCCGGCGTTGCGGGAGCGGTACCCGTCTCTGATCCCGTGCACCATCTCCGGATACGGGACCAGCGGGCCCTGGGCCGATCGCAAGGCCTACGACCTGCTCGTGCAGTGCCAGACCGGGCTGGTCTCCCTGACGGGGAACGAGCACGGGTCCGCCCGGGCCGGGGTGTCGATCGCCGACATCGCGGCCGGGATGTACGCCTACTCGGGCGTTCTCACCGCCCTGTTCACGCGCGCCACCACGGGAGTCGCCCGCGCAGTGGAGGTCTCGCTGTTCGAGGCGCTGGCGGAGTGGATGGGACAGCCGGCGTACTACACACGCCACGGCGGCACCCAGCCGCCACGGCTCGGCACCCAGCACGCCACCATCGCCCCGTACGGCGCCTACCCCGCGGCCGACGGCAAGGACGTGCTCTTCTCGATCCAGAACGAGCGCGAATGGGCCGCGCTGTGCGAGCGGTTCCTGGGGCGCCCGGACCTCGTCGACGACCCGCGTTTCGCCACCGGCTCGGACCGCGTGTCCCACCGGGAGGAGCTGAACACGATCGTGGCCGAGCGGTTCCGCACGCTGGACAGTCAGGAGGCGATGAAGCTGCTGGACGCGGCGGCCATCGCCAACTCCGGTGTGAACACGGTCGAGGAGTTCCTCACCCACCCCGTACTCGAGGAGCGCGACCGCTGGCAGGACGTACGACTGCCCGGGGGCGCGGGGCCGGTGCCCGCGCTGCTGCCGCCCGTCGACCTGGCCGGGGTCACTCCCCGTATGGACGCCGTTCCCGCCGTCGGCGAGCACACCGACACGATCCTGGCCGCGCTGGGACACAGCGCGGCCGACATCGACGCCCTCCGGGCCGACGGCGTCGTCTGA